Proteins from a single region of Sesamum indicum cultivar Zhongzhi No. 13 linkage group LG5, S_indicum_v1.0, whole genome shotgun sequence:
- the LOC105162598 gene encoding DNA gyrase subunit A, chloroplastic/mitochondrial (The sequence of the model RefSeq protein was modified relative to this genomic sequence to represent the inferred CDS: added 59 bases not found in genome assembly), which produces MKPYCIAPRTHFGPLNPRPEPATSPMAFSTGLRLLRCHPHSLSFCRPSPPRLLLARRVSELRFLYAVAPHHRSRFFSVQASARAEEEDVEENGSVVAVRDGGGNGGEGGEGRIVISELHKEATEAYMAYAMSVLLGRALPDVRDGLKPVHRRILYAMHELGLSSRKPYKKCARVVGEVLGKFHPHGDNAVYDSLVRMAQDFSLRSPLIRGHGNFGSIDADPPAAMRYTECRLEALAEAMLLADLEQDTVDFVPNFDNSQKEPSLLPARIPNLLLNGASGIAVGMATNIPPHNLGELVDALSVLIHNPDATLQELLEYMPGPDFPTGGIVMGNIGILEAYRTGRGRVVIRGKTDVELLDSKSKRSAIIIKEIPYQTNKASLVEKIAELVENKSLEGISDIRDESDRSGMRIVIELKRGSDPSIVLNNLYRLTALQSTFSCNMVGILNGQPKQMGLKELLQAFLDFRCSVVERRAKFKLSQAQDRYHIVEGIIAGLDNLDRVIDIIRKASSHVVAATNLREEFNLSDKQAEAILDISLRKLTSLEKNKFIDEGKSLSEQISKLQELLSSKELILELIEDEAKEIKNKFSTPRRSVLEDTDSGQLEDIDVIPNEEMLLALSGKGYLKRMRPDTFNLQNRGTIGKSVGKLRVNDTMSDFLVCRTHDHVLYFSDKGIVYSARAYKIPECSRAGAGTPLVQILSLSDGERITSIIPVSEFEGDQYLMMLTMKGYIKKVSLNYFSSIRSTGIIAIQLVPGDELKWVRRCTNDDYVAMASHNGMVILSPCENIRALGRNTRGGVAMRLKQGDKMASMDLIPASLGKMLEKCSETQHTHGRGSTGPWLLFISESGYGKRVPLASFRMSRLNRVGLKGYKFSLEDRLAAVFVVGFSVGEDGESDEQVVLVSQSGTVNRIKVRDISIQSRFARGVILMRLEHAGKIQSASLISETEKESEELQEVAA; this is translated from the exons ATGAAACCGTATTGCATTGCACCCCGGACCCATTTCGGACCCCTGAATCCCAGACCCGAACCCGCGACATCACCCATGGCTTTCTCCACCGGACTTCGTTTGCTCCGCTGTCACCCGCACTCCCTCTCATTCTGCCGTCCGTCCCCACCACGTCTGCTGCTAGCTAGACGGGTCTCGGAGCTCCGGTTTCTCTACGCCGTGGCCCCACACCACCGCAGTAGGTTCTTTTCCGTCCAAGCTTCTGCGAGGGCTGAGGAGGAGGATGTAGAGGAAAATGGGAGTGTTGTTGCTGTGAGGGATGGAGGCGGAAATGGTGGGGAAGGAGGCGAGGGTAGAATTGTTATATCTGAGCTGCACAAGGAGGCCACCGAGGCTTACATGGCGTACGCAATGTCAGTGCTCTTGGGCCGAGCGCTGCCGGATGTCCGAGACGGGCTTAAGCCAGTTCACCGGAGAATACT ATATGCAATGCATGAGTTAGGCCTATCGTCAAGGAAACCTTATAAGAAGTGTGCAAGAGTAGTTGGTGAG GTTCTTGGTAAGTTCCATCCACATGGAGACAATGCTGTCTATGATTCATTGGTTCGGATGGCTCAG GATTTCTCCTTGCGTTCTCCACTCATTCGTGGGCATGGGAATTTTGGCTCTATAGATGCAGATCCTCCTGCAGCAATGCGCTACACGGAGTGCAGACTGGAG GCACTCGCTGAGGCAATGTTGTTGGCAGATCTGGAACAAGATACA GTGGACTTTGTTCCAAACTTTGACAACTCACAAAAAGAACCATCTTTGCTTCCTGCTCGCATTCCAAACTTGTTGCTGAATGGTGCTTCGGGGATCGCG GTTGGAATGGCAACAAATATTCCGCCACATAATCTTGGGGAGTTGGTAGATGCACTCTCTGTGTTGATTCACAATCCTGACGCAACG TTGCAAGAATTGCTTGAGTACATGCCTGGACCTGACTTCCCAACTGGAGGAATAGTCATGGGCAATATTGG TATTTTAGAGGCATACCGAACTGGACGAGGGCGTGTGGTAATCAGAGGGAAGACGGATGTTGAGTTACTGGATTCCAAAAGCAAGCGTTCAGCAATTATCATAAAAGAG ATTCCATATCAGACCAACAAAGCGTCCCTTGTTGAGAAAATTGCTGAGCTTGTGGAAAATAAG AGTTTGGAAGGAATAAGTGATATACGTGATGAGAGTGATCGATCTGGAATGCGCATAGTCATTGAG CTTAAGAGGGGTTCAGATCCATCCATTGTCTTGAATAATCTATATCGTCTGACAGCTCTGCAATCCACATTTAGCTGCAACATGGTGGG GATTCTCAATGGCCAACCGAAACAAATGGGATTGAAGGAACTGCTTCAG GCATTTTTGGATTTTCGATGCTCTGTGGTCGAAAGGCGTGCTAAATTTAAACTATCTCAAGCTCAAGATCGCTATCATATTGTTGAG GGCATTATAGCAGGACTTGATAATCTGGACAGGGTAATTGACATAATCAGGAAAGCTTCTAGTCATGTCGTGGCAGCAACTAATTTAAGAGAAG AGTTCAACTTGTCTGACAAGCAAGCGGAAGCGATACTGGATATAAGCCTCCGAAAGCTAACGTCTCTTGAG AAAAACAAGTTTATTGATGAAGGAAAATCTTTATCAGAACAAATTTCCAAGCTGCAGGAGCTTCTTTCAAGTAAAGAATTGATACTTGAG TTGATAGAAGACGAAGCAAAGGAAATAAAGAACAAGTTTTCTACTCCAAGGCGTTCAGTGCTGGAGGACACTGATAGTGGGCAACTTGAAGATATAGATGTTATCCCAAATGAAGAAATGCTACTG GCACTTAGTGGAAAAGGCTATCTGAAAAGAATGAGGCCTGATACTTTCAATCTC TGATTTCCTTGTATGTCGTACCCACGACCACGTTCTGTACTTCAG TGATAAGGGAATAGTTTACTCTGCTCGTGCCTATAAAATTCCTGAATGCAGCAGGGCTGGGGCTGGCACACCTTTAGTCCAA ATCTTGTCCCTATCTGATGGTGAGAGAATTACTTCAATAATTCCAGTCAGCGAATTTGAAGGAGACCAATATCTTATGATGCTAACAATGAAGGGATATATTAAGAAAGTTTCTTTGAATTATTTCTCATCAATAAGGTCGACCGGAATCATAGCAATTCAACTG GTACCTGGTGATGAACTGAAATGGGTGAGGCGTTGTACAAATGATGATTATGTGGCCATGGCCTCACATAATGGGATGGTGATTTTGAGCCCTTGTGAGAAT ATTCGGGCACTTGGAAGGAATACTAGAGGTGGAGTTGCCATGAGATTGAAACAAGGGGATAAAATGGCAAGCATGGACCTAATACCTGCATCTCTGGGCAAAATGTTGGAGAAATGCTCAGAAACACAGCATACCCA TGGCAGGGGCTCCACTGGTCCTTGGCTATTGTTCATATCTGAGAGTGGCTATGGGAAACGAGTTCCTCTTGCTAGTTTCCGGATGTCACGACTAAATAGGGTTGGTTTGAAAGGTTACAAG tttTCTTTGGAAGATCGCCTGGCAGCTGTATTTGTTGTAGGGTTCTCTGTAGGAG AGGATGGAGAAAGTGATGAACAAGTGGTGCTGGTCAGCCAAAGTGGAACAGTGAACAGGATTAAAGTACGGGACATCTCCATTCAGTCTCGCTTCGCAAG aGGGGTGATTCTGATGCGCCTTGAGCATGCTGGAAAAATTCAATCGGCTTCGTTAATAtcagaaacagaaaaagaatctGAGGAACTTCAGGAGGTTGCAGCGTGA
- the LOC105162418 gene encoding uncharacterized protein LOC105162418: MVTSAFKSTSRRATAAEHNAPPPAATSRRRSHSVSAVSRRTHLPFDDNTLISTEFSNSRDNPLFWATSSSSPDKEESGKISEIATSNNKQSSSLSTRNARNGNNSNNSGREQRGRSATRSSSDKNGIGRSLSRVRGRSVSRAPCKGAYEDGKEQVVVTSTVARSRNEIKKIDNGINRTNSVRNTSDLRGCRNNAGTTVTQIQATEWSEDDSAYSFQISNLEDGISIGSLSEAEEKTIKAVCEDLKLMGEKRGGDMPPGEIYATVRSEVRRAISDIQNDLESACQRNKANIVGATSVAVMPSDLVNPEPVELISDIRREYAIKLEESEERARKLRADLAIEEHRGQELDRILKEILPDPKTSGVQRSRRGRRTSNERKRMSKRLTDEAMAYFDECVSLSTFDSSDFSASDDPPYSSVGGAESAGASSLVRASLSTSCCYDQGSDLHQKQFYRCEDSGPTANCSSAEPGSTQLYQFSFADKKSETVGPKEDIRNYIRNFERGAKKDLDFEETRSYYDAGEYSAHGRRESVLIDRVLYSSRIESGGLILCGGAVPFLPFASVM; this comes from the exons ATGGTAACTTCCGCCTTCAAGTCCACCTCCAGAAGGGCTACAGCGGCAGAACACAATGCCCCTCCGCCAGCCGCCACCTCACGGAGGCGATCCCACAGCGTCAGCGCGGTTTCTCGGAGAACCCACTTGCCATTTGATGACAACACTCTGATTTCCACCGAATTTTCCAACAGCAGAGATAACCCTCTTTTCTGGGCTACATCTTCTTCATCACCCGACAAAGAAGAAAGTGGAAAGATCAGTGAAATAGCTACtagtaataataaacaatCTTCTTCTTTGAGTACAAGAAATGCAAGAAACGGTAATAATAGTAACAATTCTGGTAGGGAACAGAGGGGGCGTTCCGCTACACGGAGTTCCAGTGACAAGAATGGAATTGGCCGCAGTTTGTCAAGGGTTCGAGGCCGGTCTGTGTCTAGAGCCCCCTGTAAAGGAGCTTACGAG GACGGAAAAGAGCAGGTGGTGGTTACATCTACAGTTGCTCGGAGCagaaatgagataaaaaagatTGATAACGGAATAAATAGAACTAATTCAGTCAGAAATACGTCAGATCTACGGGGCTGCAGAAACAATGCAGGAACAACAGTGACTCAGATTCAAGCAACTGAGTGGTCTGAAGATGATTCTGCT TATAGTTTTCAAATATCAAACTTGGAGGATGGAATTTCAATTGGTTCCTTATCAGAAGCTGAAGAGAAAACTATTAAAGCTGTATGTGAAGATTTGAAA TTAATGGGGGAGAAACGGGGAGGTGATATGCCACCTGGTGAAATATATGCAACTGTTCGATCTGAAGTGAGACGTGCTATATCTGATATCCAAAATGACCTTGAGAGT GCTTGTCAAAGAAATAAGGCCAACATTGTTGGAGCTACAAGTGTTGCTGTTATGCCCTCGGATTTAGTAAACCCTGAGCCTGTTGAATTGATCTCAGACATCAGAAGGGAATATGCCATAAAACTTGAAGAG TCTGAAGAACGTGCTAGAAAACTTCGAGCAGATCTTGCTATTGAAGAGCATCGTGGCCAGGAGCTGGATAGAATACTCAAGGAGATACTTCCGGATCCAAAGACTAGTGGTGTTCAGAGATCTCGTCGGGGAAGAAGG ACAAGCAATGAAAGGAAGCGGATGTCGAAGCGTCTCACTGACGAAGCCATGGCATATTTTGATGAATGTGTGTCCTTGTCAACTTTTGATAGTTCGGACTTCTCTGCATCAGATGACCCACCTTACAGTTCAGTTGGAGGGGCTGAATCTGCAGGTGCTTCATCTCTAGTAAGAGCCAGTCTAAGCACCTCATGCTGTTATGACCAAGGAAGTGACCTTCACCAGAAACAG TTCTATAGGTGTGAGGACTCTGGACCAACAGCTAACTGCAGCAGCGCTGAGCCAGGAAGCACTCAACTTTACCAGTTCTCATTTGCCGATAAAAAGTCAGAAACTGTTGGACCCAAAGAAGATATCCGGAATTACATCAGGAATTTCGAGAGAGGGGCCAAGAAAGACCTTGACTTTGAGGAGACGCGATCATACTACGATGCTGGGGAATATAGTGCTCATGGACGTAGGGAGAGCGTGTTAATCGACAGGGTGTTGTATAGCAGCAGAATCGAGTCGGGGGGGTTGATTTTATGCGGTGGTGCCGTCCCATTTCTGCCTTTTGCTTCAGTAATGTGA